In a genomic window of Halobiforma lacisalsi AJ5:
- a CDS encoding ArsR/SmtB family transcription factor, which produces MDSAALLDLLGNENRRRILRLLARKPCYVTEISDYLGVSPKAVIEHLRKLEEAGLIESRIDDQRRKYFHIARNVRLEVTVSPYGFASKSAYPANSSFDITTCRHLSLDVSLEQTDDLDELLEVLDDLEQLENELSLAQRWVQGRLCDVLDRISEAVDAGPESRIYADLLTSVRSEPKSVGELSEDIDAPREVVAELLEVMADNGVVRRTERGWELTREGTRSQQS; this is translated from the coding sequence ATGGACTCCGCCGCGTTGCTGGACTTGTTGGGAAACGAGAACCGGCGACGGATCCTTCGACTGCTCGCCCGGAAGCCCTGTTACGTTACCGAGATTTCCGACTACCTCGGCGTGAGTCCCAAGGCGGTCATCGAACACCTGCGGAAACTCGAGGAGGCGGGCCTGATCGAGAGCCGGATCGACGACCAGCGACGGAAGTACTTCCACATCGCGCGCAACGTCCGGCTCGAGGTCACCGTCTCCCCGTACGGATTCGCGAGCAAGAGTGCCTATCCGGCGAACAGTAGCTTCGACATCACGACCTGTCGGCACCTCTCGCTGGACGTTTCCCTCGAGCAGACCGACGACCTCGACGAGTTGCTCGAGGTGCTCGACGACCTCGAACAGCTCGAGAACGAACTCTCGCTCGCCCAGCGGTGGGTTCAGGGGCGGCTCTGTGACGTCCTCGACCGGATCTCCGAGGCGGTCGACGCCGGTCCGGAGAGCCGAATCTACGCGGACCTGCTGACGAGCGTTCGCTCGGAGCCCAAATCGGTCGGCGAGCTGAGCGAGGACATCGATGCGCCCCGCGAGGTCGTCGCGGAACTGCTCGAGGTGATGGCCGACAACGGCGTCGTTCGGCGGACCGAGCGAGGCTGGGAGCTGACGCGAGAGGGGACGCGGTCCCAGCAGTCGTAG